A segment of the Rhizobium sp. ZPR4 genome:
ACATCTTCGTGATGCGAAAGCTCGGCCAGATCGAGGTCGAAATGCCGGTAGAGCAGGTTGTACTCGTTCTGCGTGGTGGCGACACGCGGCAGGCTCTTCTGCTCGGCAATGGTAAGATATTTCTGGATGCCCCAGGTCGTTTCGTTCGAAAGGCCGATAGCGCGGATCTTGCCGGCCTTTACCAGTTCGCCCATCGTCTCCAGGATCTCGGTGATATCGGCAATCGCCTTTTCGCGATCCTGGTTGAAGGGGTTATAGCGCCAGTTCTGGCGGAAATGGAAATGGCCGCGGTTTGGCCAGTGGATCTGATAGAGGTCGATGTAATCGGTCTTCAGCCGCTTCAGGCTGGCATCAACAGCTGCATTGATATTGGCGGCATCCGGACCCTGTCCGCCGCGCAGATATTCGCGGCCCGGGCCGGCAACCTTGGTGGCGAGCACGACATCCTTGCGCTTGCCGGTCTTCTCGAACCAGGTTCCGATATATTCCTCCGTGCGGCCTTGAGTTTCCGGTCCCACCGGCGTCGTCGGATACATTTCTGCGGTGTCGAAGAAATTGATGCCCTTATGAACGGCGTAGTCCATCTGCTCATGGGCTTCGGCTTCGCTGTTCTGCGTGCCCCAGGTCATTGTGCCCAGGCAAATCTGCGAAACGGAAATATCGGTGCGGCCTAAATTCTTATATTTCATGGGAAAACCTTGGGAGATGGGAGAAAGCCAAAATGAATGAGGTCGCGAGAATTTAGGCCTCATCTGAGCGAGCGCAAGAAAAAAATCATTGCGTTTCGCGGGCGCAAAAGCCTGTGGCTGCGGGGCTTGCACTATTGACTCCGCCGCAAACAATGTCATTGGGAAGCAAAACGACCCCCAAAAGGACGCTTTATAATGACTGTTGCTTTCACATTTCCCGGCCAGGGCAGCCAAGCCGTTGGCATGGGCAAGGACCTTGCCGACAATTTCGCCGAGGCGCGTGCCGTCTTTGAGGAAGTCGATGAAGCGCTCGGTGAAAAGCTCTCCGACATCATCTTCACCGGCCCGGAAGAGACGCTGACCCTCACGGCCAATGCGCAGCCGGCGCTGATGGCGGTATCGATGGCCGTCATCCGTGTTCTGCAGGCGCGTGGCCTCGATCTGAAGAGCAAGGTCGCCTATGTCGCCGGCCACTCGCTCGGCGAATATTCCGCTCTCTGTGCCGCCGGCACCTTCTCGCTTGCCGACACGGCACGCCTGCTGCGCATCCGCGGCAACGCCATGCAGGCGGCGGTGCCCGTCGGCGTCGGCGCCATGGCGGCAATCATCGGGCTCGAACATGCCGATGTCATTGCTGTCTGTGCTGAAGCATCCGCGCTCGGCGCCTGCCAGATCGCCAACGACAATGGCGGCGGCCAGATCGTCATTTCCGGCGAGAAGGCTTCGGTCGAAAAGGCTGCCGAGCTTGCGACCGCCAAGGGCGCCAAGCGCGCGATCCTGCTGCCGGTTTCCGCTCCCTTCCATTCGACGCTGATGGCGCCGGCCGCCGACGCCATGCGCGAGGCGCTTGCCGGCGTTGCCAAGGCCAATCCGGTTGTGCCCGTCATCGCCAACGTCCGGGCCGCTCCAGTCACGGACGCAGAGGAAATCGCTAAGCTTCTCGTCGAGCAGGTCACCGGCCAGGTGCGCTGGCGCGAGACGGTGGAATGGTTTGCCGCCAAGAACGTGACAACATTGTATGAAATTGGCGCCGGCAAGGTGTTGACGGGCCTTGCGCGTCGTATCGACAAGACGGTCAATGGCATCGCCGTCAACAATGCTGCGGATATCGACACGGCGCTCGCCGCCTTGCTCGGCTAATAGATTAAGGAACGAGGGACAAACATGCTTGATTTGACCGGCCGCAAGGCCCTGGTAACCGGTGCATCCGGTGGCATCGGCGAAGAAATTGCCCGGCTCCTGCATAAGCAGGGCGCCATTGTCGGCCTGCACGGTACGCGCGTCGAAAAGCTGGAGGCGCTGGCTTCCGAACTCGGCGATCGCGTCAAGATCTTCCCGGCCAACCTGTCGGATCGCGACGAGGTGAAGGCGCTCGGCGCCAAGGCGGAAGAGGAGCTCGGCGGCGTCGATATTCTCGTCAACAATGCCGGCATCACCAAGGACGGCCTCTTCGTTCGCATGAGCGACGAAGACTGGGACGCCGTGCTGGAAGTCAATCTGACCGCCGTCTTCCGCCTGACGCGCGAGCTGACCCATCCGATGATGCGCCGCCGCTACGGCCGCATCATCAACATCACCTCTGTCGTTGGCGTCACCGGCAATCCCGGCCAGGCGAACTACTGTGCTTCCAAGGCTGGGATGATCGGCTTCACCAAGTCGCTGGCGCAGGAAATCGCCACCCGCAACGTCACGGTCAACTGCGTTGCGCCTGGCTTCATCGAAAGCGCGATGACGGGCAAGCTGAACGACAAGCAGAAGGAAGCCATCATGGGCGCCATTCCCATGAAGCGCATGGGCACGGGCGCGGAAGTTGCTTCCGCCGTCGCCTATCTCGCTTCCTCGGAAGCAAGCTATGTCACGGGCCAGACGATCCATGTCAACGGCGGCATGGCTATGATCTAAAGGAATTGCTGTTGAAGGGAACTTTCCCTCCAATAGCATGTTGAGCAACCCGGAGCCGGCTATTTTCTGGCTTTGCGACGGACTTAAACCGTGTTAAGCGGGCCATGACTGTGAACAGTCGTCCGGAAAATTCAGGCGGACTGGGCCACATTCAAGGCGCTGGACCGGATCTCAATGCCGGGTTGAACGGGTTTGCCAGCGGCGTCGGAACAGATGCTGCAGGTTTGAATTAGGGTAGGGATGTCATAAGGCATTCTCATCAGGATATAAGGTCGAGGAAACCGACATGAGCGATATCGCAGAACGCGTAAAGAAAATTGTTGTTGATCATCTTGGCGTTGACGCCGACAAGGTTGTTGAAAGCGCAAGCTTCATCGACGATCTGGGTGCGGACTCGCTCGACACCGTCGAACTGGTCATGGCCTTCGAAGAAGAATTCGGCGTTGAAATCCCGGACGACGCTGCTGACTCGATCCTGACGGTCGGCGACGCGGTAAAGTTCATTGAGAAGGCTCAGGCCTAATCTTTCGCGCTTTTTGAAGGGGCGGGCTGAAGAGTCCGCCCTATTTCGTCCGGCGAAGCCGGACGAAGCATATTTATACGCATATCATCATAAAAAGACGGGGGTCTGCGGGCGATGAGACGTGTCGTTATCACGGGTACCGGCATGGTATCACCTTTGGGCTGTGGCACGGAGGTGTCCTGGACGCGTTTGCTCGCTGGGCACAATGGTGCACGCCGCGTGACCGAATTCGAGGTCGAGGACCTCGCTGCAAAGATTGCCTGCCGCATTCCTGTCGGCGACGGCACCGATGGCACCTTCAATGCTGATGATTGGATGGAGCCGAAGGAACAGCGCAAGGTCGATCCCTTCATCATCTATGGCATGGCGGCTGCCGATATGGCGCTGGCCGACGCCCACTGGCATCCGGAAACGGATGAGGATCAGATCGCCACGGGCGTCATGATCGGCTCGGGCATTGGCGGCCTCGAAGGCATCGTCGAAGCCGGCTATACGCTGCGCGACAAGGGTCCACGCCGCATTTCGCCCTTCTTCATCCCCGGTCGCCTCATCAATCTCGTATCCGGTCAGGTCTCGATCCGCCATAAGCTGCGCGGCCCGAACCATGCCGTCGTCACCGCATGTTCCACCGGTGCACATGCGATCGGCGATGCCGCCCGGCTGATCATGCTCGGTGATGCCGATGTCATGGTGGCAGGCGGTGCCGAAGCTCCGGTCTGCCGTATTTCGCTTGCGGGCTTCGCTGCCTGCAAGGCGCTGTCGACGGACTTCAATGATACGCCGCAGAAGGCTTCGCGCCCCTATGACCGCGACCGTGACGGCTTCGTCATGGGCGAGGGCGCCGGTGTTGTCGTTCTTGAAGAGCTGGAACACGCCAAGGCCCGCGGTGCAAAGATCTACGCCGAAGTTGTGGGATACGGCCTTTCGGGCGATGCCCATCACATCACCGCTCCCTCGGAGGACGGCGAGGGCGCATTCCGCTGCATGACTTCGGCCCTGAAGCGTGCGGGCCTGACAGCGGCTGACATCGACTATATCAACGCGCATGGCACATCGACCATGGCCGACACGATCGAACTCGGCGCAGTCGAACGACTGGTCGGCGATGCGGCGCCAAGAATCTCCATGTCGTCCACCAAGTCGGCGACGGGCCATCTTCTCGGAGCTGCCGGCGCCATCGAGGCGATTTTCACCACGCTCGCCATTCGCGACAATATCGCCCCACCGACGCTCAACCTGGATAATCCGGAGCGCGAGACCGCTATCGATCTCGTTCCGCACAAGGCCCGTAAGCGCGAAATCAACGTCGCGCTGTCGAACTCTTTTGGCTTCGGCGGCACGAATGCGTCGCTTGTCCTGCGCCGCTATGAGGCTTAATAACAACGCGTAACGGTTAGGGCGAGGGTGCCTTGCGGCAATCTCGCCCGCATCCTTGATTGTTGCTGCGCCTTCGTCTTTTCGGGAATGCGGTGCGGGAACGCCTGATCGGTCGAAGTCGGAGCCTGCAGCTCCGCCTTATCTTCTGAACCTGCTTTTTGCCGCATTGCTTGGCCAAAGAGCAGGCAATGACAAAAGGGAAGGGATTGCCGGTGAGCGATACGAACCAGAGCAACGGAACTCCGAACGGGCAGAAGGGACCGATTATCCCGAAATCGGCCAATGAAGCCCTGCGCCCGGAGCGTGTTCCGGATCCGCCGAAGCGTTCGCGCAAAGCCCGCAGCCAGATGGTTATCTTCCTGAACTTCCTGATGACGCTGGCGGTTTTTGTCGCCGTTGCCGCCATCGGAGGCGCTTACTACGCGTTTTCGATCTATCAGGGTTCCGGCCCACTGACGACCAATACCAATTTCATCGTGCGCAATGGTGCCGGTCTTAGCGAGATCGCCAATCGGCTTGAATCCAATAACATCATCACGGATCAGCGTATCTTCCGCTGGCTGACGGCCACCTATCTGCGTGACGGTGAAACGCTCCGCGCCGGCGAATATGAGATCAAGGCCGGCGCCTCCATGAAGGATATCATGGAACTGCTGAAGTCCGGCAAGTCGATCCTCTATTCGGTTACTTTGCCGGAAGGGCTTACGGTGCGGCAGATGTTCAACAAGCTGCAGGCCGATGTCGTGCTGGAGGGTGATTTGCCGTCGGCCTTGCCGCCGGAAGGCAGCCTGAGACCGGACACCTATAAATTCACGCGCGGCACCAAGCGCACCGAAATCATCCAGCAGATGGCGGCGGCACAGACGAAGCTGGTCGATCAGATCTGGGAGAAGCGCGATTCGAGCGTTCAGCTGGCGAACAAGCAGGATTTCATCACGCTGGCTTCCATCGTGGAGAAGGAAACCGGCCTGGCGGACGAGCGCGCCCATGTCGCTTCCGTCTTTCTGAACCGGCTGGGCAAGGGCATGCGCCTGCAGTCTGACCCCACGGTCATCTATGGTCTCTTCGGTGGTGAAGGAAAGCCATCCGATCGCCCGATCTATCAGTCCGACCTGAAGAAGGACACGCCTTATAATACCTATCTTATCAAGGGCTTGCCGCCGACGCCGATCGCGAATCCGGGCAAAGATGCGCTGGAGGCTGTCGCCAACCCCTGGAAGACGCAGGACCTCTATTTCGTGGCTGACGGCACGGGCGGGCATGTTTTCGCCGCGACGCTGGACGAGCACAATGCCAATGTCAGACGCTGGCGCAAGCTGGTTGCCGAGAAGGGTGAAGATCCGAGCGCCATTGCCGTTGATGGCCAGCCCGACGATGCTGCCGTAGCCCCTGGCTCGGGCACGCAGCAGAAGAAAAAGACCAACTAATCCTCACCGCGCCGTGGTCTGCATAGGAGTCCGGCGCGGATTCACTTTACATTGGCCCATAATCCGAAGATTTTCGATGGATTGGGGATAGGAACTATCGGAGGCTTGCATGGCATTGCAGTCCATGACCGGCT
Coding sequences within it:
- a CDS encoding aldo/keto reductase → MKYKNLGRTDISVSQICLGTMTWGTQNSEAEAHEQMDYAVHKGINFFDTAEMYPTTPVGPETQGRTEEYIGTWFEKTGKRKDVVLATKVAGPGREYLRGGQGPDAANINAAVDASLKRLKTDYIDLYQIHWPNRGHFHFRQNWRYNPFNQDREKAIADITEILETMGELVKAGKIRAIGLSNETTWGIQKYLTIAEQKSLPRVATTQNEYNLLYRHFDLDLAELSHHEDVGLLAYSPLAGGILTGKYVGGARPAGSRGSINQDIGGRLQPLQEPPVKAYLEIAAKYGIDPSKLALAYCLTKPFMASVIIGATTMPQLETDIASAYVTLPEEALAEIEQVHRKYPMPM
- the fabD gene encoding ACP S-malonyltransferase, whose protein sequence is MTVAFTFPGQGSQAVGMGKDLADNFAEARAVFEEVDEALGEKLSDIIFTGPEETLTLTANAQPALMAVSMAVIRVLQARGLDLKSKVAYVAGHSLGEYSALCAAGTFSLADTARLLRIRGNAMQAAVPVGVGAMAAIIGLEHADVIAVCAEASALGACQIANDNGGGQIVISGEKASVEKAAELATAKGAKRAILLPVSAPFHSTLMAPAADAMREALAGVAKANPVVPVIANVRAAPVTDAEEIAKLLVEQVTGQVRWRETVEWFAAKNVTTLYEIGAGKVLTGLARRIDKTVNGIAVNNAADIDTALAALLG
- the fabG gene encoding 3-oxoacyl-[acyl-carrier-protein] reductase, coding for MLDLTGRKALVTGASGGIGEEIARLLHKQGAIVGLHGTRVEKLEALASELGDRVKIFPANLSDRDEVKALGAKAEEELGGVDILVNNAGITKDGLFVRMSDEDWDAVLEVNLTAVFRLTRELTHPMMRRRYGRIINITSVVGVTGNPGQANYCASKAGMIGFTKSLAQEIATRNVTVNCVAPGFIESAMTGKLNDKQKEAIMGAIPMKRMGTGAEVASAVAYLASSEASYVTGQTIHVNGGMAMI
- a CDS encoding acyl carrier protein, with amino-acid sequence MSDIAERVKKIVVDHLGVDADKVVESASFIDDLGADSLDTVELVMAFEEEFGVEIPDDAADSILTVGDAVKFIEKAQA
- the fabF gene encoding beta-ketoacyl-ACP synthase II, which translates into the protein MRRVVITGTGMVSPLGCGTEVSWTRLLAGHNGARRVTEFEVEDLAAKIACRIPVGDGTDGTFNADDWMEPKEQRKVDPFIIYGMAAADMALADAHWHPETDEDQIATGVMIGSGIGGLEGIVEAGYTLRDKGPRRISPFFIPGRLINLVSGQVSIRHKLRGPNHAVVTACSTGAHAIGDAARLIMLGDADVMVAGGAEAPVCRISLAGFAACKALSTDFNDTPQKASRPYDRDRDGFVMGEGAGVVVLEELEHAKARGAKIYAEVVGYGLSGDAHHITAPSEDGEGAFRCMTSALKRAGLTAADIDYINAHGTSTMADTIELGAVERLVGDAAPRISMSSTKSATGHLLGAAGAIEAIFTTLAIRDNIAPPTLNLDNPERETAIDLVPHKARKREINVALSNSFGFGGTNASLVLRRYEA
- the mltG gene encoding endolytic transglycosylase MltG, with the protein product MSDTNQSNGTPNGQKGPIIPKSANEALRPERVPDPPKRSRKARSQMVIFLNFLMTLAVFVAVAAIGGAYYAFSIYQGSGPLTTNTNFIVRNGAGLSEIANRLESNNIITDQRIFRWLTATYLRDGETLRAGEYEIKAGASMKDIMELLKSGKSILYSVTLPEGLTVRQMFNKLQADVVLEGDLPSALPPEGSLRPDTYKFTRGTKRTEIIQQMAAAQTKLVDQIWEKRDSSVQLANKQDFITLASIVEKETGLADERAHVASVFLNRLGKGMRLQSDPTVIYGLFGGEGKPSDRPIYQSDLKKDTPYNTYLIKGLPPTPIANPGKDALEAVANPWKTQDLYFVADGTGGHVFAATLDEHNANVRRWRKLVAEKGEDPSAIAVDGQPDDAAVAPGSGTQQKKKTN